One stretch of Candidatus Thorarchaeota archaeon DNA includes these proteins:
- a CDS encoding glutaredoxin family protein — protein MKVEVYTAPEDPNSDEMKEFLESRGVNYEEKCVVTQPELFDELVGRTGQGSVPACIVEGDIFVGFNPRVKRRLTRALDKNR, from the coding sequence ATGAAAGTCGAAGTATACACCGCGCCTGAAGATCCAAACTCTGATGAGATGAAAGAGTTCTTAGAGAGCAGAGGTGTTAACTACGAAGAGAAGTGCGTGGTGACGCAACCGGAGCTTTTCGATGAACTGGTTGGCAGAACCGGGCAAGGTTCAGTCCCTGCTTGCATAGTTGAAGGAGACATCTTCGTCGGCTTCAATCCTCGAGTGAAGCGGAGACTAACTCGGGCTTTGGACAAGAACAGGTGA